From a single Planctellipticum variicoloris genomic region:
- a CDS encoding P-II family nitrogen regulator, which yields MKKIEAVIRHYKLEDVKNALTQAGIQGMTVTEVRGFGRQRGHKETYRGAEYTVDFLPKVKLEIVIDDAEVAKAIQTITNVARTGQIGDGKIFVTNLADVIRIRTGETGPGAI from the coding sequence ATGAAGAAGATTGAAGCGGTGATCCGGCACTACAAGCTGGAGGACGTGAAGAACGCGCTGACGCAGGCGGGCATCCAGGGGATGACCGTGACTGAAGTCCGCGGATTCGGCCGGCAGCGGGGCCACAAGGAAACCTACCGGGGCGCCGAGTACACCGTGGACTTTCTGCCGAAGGTCAAGCTGGAGATCGTGATTGACGACGCCGAGGTGGCCAAAGCGATCCAGACCATCACCAATGTGGCGCGGACCGGCCAGATTGGCGACGGAAAGATCTTTGTGACCAACCTGGCGGATGTGATTCGGATTCGAACGGGTGAGACGGGGCCGGGGGCGATTTAG
- the glnD gene encoding [protein-PII] uridylyltransferase produces MSGILPSLEYSAGRVAARKGRLEELRARVRERYELGATGLQVAALQSSLLDEWIAGILEESLDDCGAEQQAILRRHLTVVAVGGTGRGELAPYSDCDLLFLYASSAETAAAEWVSAVVREFWDCGLKLGHSVRTPADALRMARQDAHFATSLTDARRLWGAEPLAVDFLRKFGRSVIGSRRRTFATEAIAAREAERQQFGGSTQQLEPDVKCSPGGLRDIHLIRWVGFAFYGASDLNSLKLRGGLSPDEALALISASDYLTQIRIGLHLTAGKQQDVLTRDEQLRFARERGVTGTAGQRPVERFMQEFFRHTTAVSGICRRFLERHQRPPLARQLLDFVMTYRIDDIYRVGPEYLHVPHRFRARVCGSPEGVLKLYLAAARYRVKLAPQLEELIAQKVITFPADLSAEASRAFLGILGTTGILGAILRSMYATGVLEYVLPPLRHIRCLLQFNQYHQYTVDEHTLRAVEAAESFEADAGPVGQAYRAIRHKDLLHLSLLLHDAGKGFEEDHCVVGWRLAQDLTVRLGLPEHQRELVSGLILQHLQMTNLGLRRDTSDPEVLLRFSHDIGSAEALRMLYVHTAADMSAVGPGVWNEWKSELVTSLYERSLLWLSGKSYLFDEPTRLERARNEVLECVAETDEKLRQALVRVWQDRLKLFPPHYLLATPPERIAADLRIVCSRAPEEIHIESRYEPETSTIEYRIITDERVGSGCFHKLTGTLTAKRMEILSAQICTSQDGVIIDAYRVKDFDHSGEVPQFRIDEVSDLIRSALRGDLDVYALFQARTRFQPLGLQGPVSNLPLRVVIDNESSDRYTVIDVFAHDRPGLLYTIARALFSLDASVVLAKISTHFDQVVDVFYIAEANGGKVRQSLRLKLIRDTLIGEIAAFEERFAGR; encoded by the coding sequence ATGTCCGGCATTCTGCCCTCGCTCGAGTATTCCGCGGGTCGCGTCGCCGCGCGCAAGGGGCGGCTGGAGGAGCTGCGGGCGCGGGTCCGCGAGCGCTACGAACTGGGAGCGACCGGACTGCAGGTGGCGGCGCTGCAGTCTTCGCTCCTCGACGAATGGATCGCGGGGATTCTTGAGGAATCGCTCGACGACTGCGGAGCGGAGCAGCAGGCGATCCTGAGGCGCCACTTGACGGTGGTCGCCGTGGGGGGGACGGGCCGCGGGGAGCTGGCGCCCTATTCGGACTGCGATCTGCTGTTCCTGTATGCGTCGTCTGCGGAAACCGCAGCGGCCGAGTGGGTTTCGGCGGTCGTTCGCGAGTTCTGGGACTGCGGCCTGAAGCTGGGGCACAGCGTTCGGACGCCGGCGGACGCGTTGCGAATGGCTCGGCAGGACGCCCATTTCGCCACGTCGCTGACCGACGCGCGGCGGTTGTGGGGCGCCGAGCCGTTGGCCGTCGACTTTCTGCGAAAGTTCGGGCGATCGGTGATCGGATCTCGCAGACGGACGTTCGCCACGGAAGCGATCGCCGCCCGCGAGGCTGAGCGGCAGCAGTTTGGCGGGTCGACGCAGCAGCTTGAGCCGGACGTCAAATGTTCGCCGGGGGGATTGCGGGACATCCACCTGATCCGCTGGGTCGGATTTGCGTTCTACGGCGCCTCGGATCTGAACTCGCTGAAGCTGCGGGGAGGCCTGTCGCCCGACGAGGCGCTGGCGCTGATCAGCGCCAGCGATTACCTGACGCAGATCCGAATCGGCCTGCACCTGACGGCGGGGAAACAGCAGGATGTGCTGACCCGCGACGAGCAATTGCGGTTCGCGCGCGAACGGGGGGTCACCGGAACGGCGGGGCAGCGGCCGGTCGAGCGATTCATGCAGGAGTTTTTCCGCCACACGACGGCGGTGTCGGGAATCTGCCGGCGGTTTCTGGAACGTCACCAGCGACCGCCGCTGGCCCGACAGCTTCTCGACTTCGTGATGACCTACCGGATCGACGACATTTACCGGGTTGGCCCGGAATACCTCCACGTCCCACACCGGTTCCGCGCGCGCGTCTGCGGTTCGCCGGAGGGGGTGCTGAAACTGTATCTTGCCGCCGCCCGGTATCGGGTGAAGCTGGCGCCGCAACTGGAGGAGCTGATCGCACAGAAGGTGATTACGTTCCCGGCGGACCTGTCGGCGGAGGCGTCTCGCGCCTTTCTGGGGATTCTCGGGACAACGGGAATCCTGGGAGCGATCCTGAGAAGCATGTACGCGACTGGCGTGCTGGAATATGTGCTGCCGCCCCTGCGGCACATCCGCTGCCTGCTGCAGTTTAATCAATACCACCAGTACACGGTCGACGAGCATACGCTGCGAGCCGTAGAAGCGGCGGAGTCGTTCGAGGCGGACGCCGGGCCGGTGGGTCAGGCGTATCGGGCGATCCGCCACAAGGACCTGCTGCACCTGTCACTGCTGCTGCATGACGCCGGCAAGGGCTTTGAAGAAGACCATTGCGTCGTGGGCTGGCGTCTGGCCCAAGACCTGACCGTCCGGCTGGGGCTGCCGGAACATCAACGGGAGCTGGTTTCGGGGTTGATTCTGCAACACCTGCAGATGACCAACCTGGGGCTGCGGCGGGACACCAGCGATCCGGAGGTGCTGCTGCGGTTCAGCCACGACATCGGCAGCGCCGAGGCTCTGCGAATGCTATATGTGCACACGGCGGCGGATATGTCCGCGGTCGGGCCGGGGGTGTGGAACGAGTGGAAGTCGGAGCTGGTGACTTCGCTCTACGAGCGGAGCCTGCTGTGGCTGAGCGGGAAGAGCTATCTGTTCGACGAGCCGACGCGACTGGAGCGGGCGCGGAACGAAGTGCTGGAGTGCGTCGCCGAGACTGATGAGAAGCTACGGCAGGCGCTGGTTCGGGTCTGGCAGGATCGGCTGAAGCTGTTTCCGCCGCACTATCTGCTGGCAACGCCGCCGGAGCGGATTGCGGCGGACCTGCGGATCGTCTGCAGCCGCGCGCCGGAAGAGATCCACATTGAGTCGCGGTATGAGCCCGAGACGTCCACGATCGAGTACCGGATCATTACGGACGAGCGGGTGGGCTCGGGCTGCTTCCACAAGTTGACCGGAACGTTGACCGCGAAGCGGATGGAGATTCTGTCGGCGCAGATCTGCACGAGCCAGGACGGAGTGATCATCGACGCGTATCGCGTGAAGGACTTCGACCACTCGGGCGAGGTGCCGCAGTTTCGGATCGACGAGGTGTCAGACCTGATCCGCTCGGCGCTCAGGGGGGATCTGGACGTCTACGCGCTGTTTCAGGCGCGGACGCGGTTTCAGCCGCTCGGGCTGCAGGGACCGGTCTCGAATCTGCCGCTGCGAGTTGTGATCGACAACGAGTCGTCGGACCGTTACACCGTGATCGACGTCTTCGCCCACGACCGCCCTGGCCTGCTTTACACGATCGCCCGGGCGCTGTTTTCGCTGGACGCTTCGGTCGTGCTGGCGAAGATCTCGACGCACTTCGATCAGGTCGTCGACGTGTTCTACATCGCGGAAGCGAACGGCGGAAAAGTTCGCCAGAGTCTGCGGCTCAAGCTGATCCGCGACACGCTGATCGGGGAAATCGCGGCGTTCGAGGAGCGATTTGCGGGGCGGTGA
- a CDS encoding ammonium transporter, translating into MPRARTGITTAFLLLCATGGAFADETPLEVTTSVAAPAFVGADIAWMLVSSALVLMMTAPGLAMFYGGLVRKKNILSVMMQCIFLMGIMSLVWAGWGYSLAFSGDVGGGLIGNLDYAFLNGVMSEWKDGAVFIPAEGTIPKSLHMVFQMMFFIITPALICGAFAERMKFSAMVLFCVLWGTFVYCPVAHWVWSVDGWCSEFNPDAKYKAFDFAGGTVVHITSGFSALVCALLLGRRLGFGQEPMPPHNLTYTCIGAALLWVGWFGFNAGSALMADGKAVNAFVATHMAASAGVVAWAGIEWIMRGKASILGACSGAVAGLVCITPASGSVTPISAIVLGFAAGLICFWACTSLKNRFKYDDSLDAFGVHGVGGTVGALLTGVFATPAVTGDAAKAGLLYGNAQQMVAQVVGIGAAIALAVVGTVILLKILDATIGLRVSQAGELQGLDINEHGEEGYIFL; encoded by the coding sequence ATGCCTCGGGCGAGGACGGGGATCACCACAGCCTTTCTGCTACTGTGCGCCACCGGCGGTGCTTTTGCCGATGAAACTCCATTGGAGGTAACGACTTCTGTAGCTGCTCCGGCGTTCGTTGGGGCTGACATCGCGTGGATGCTCGTTTCCTCAGCACTCGTGCTAATGATGACGGCACCCGGACTTGCGATGTTCTACGGCGGACTGGTCCGGAAGAAGAACATCCTGAGTGTCATGATGCAGTGCATCTTTCTGATGGGGATCATGTCGCTGGTCTGGGCGGGGTGGGGCTACAGCCTCGCTTTCAGCGGCGATGTCGGCGGCGGGCTGATCGGCAACCTGGACTATGCATTCCTGAACGGCGTGATGTCGGAATGGAAGGATGGGGCGGTATTTATCCCGGCGGAAGGGACGATTCCCAAGTCGCTGCACATGGTGTTTCAGATGATGTTCTTCATCATTACTCCGGCGCTGATCTGCGGGGCGTTTGCGGAGCGGATGAAGTTTTCGGCGATGGTGCTGTTCTGCGTGCTGTGGGGGACGTTCGTGTATTGCCCGGTGGCGCACTGGGTCTGGTCGGTCGACGGCTGGTGCTCGGAATTTAATCCCGACGCCAAGTACAAGGCGTTCGACTTTGCCGGCGGGACCGTGGTGCATATTACGTCGGGCTTTTCAGCACTGGTGTGCGCCCTGCTGCTGGGGCGCCGGCTGGGATTCGGGCAGGAGCCGATGCCGCCGCACAATCTGACTTACACGTGTATCGGGGCGGCGCTGCTGTGGGTTGGCTGGTTCGGCTTCAACGCCGGGAGCGCGCTGATGGCGGACGGCAAGGCCGTGAATGCGTTTGTGGCGACGCACATGGCAGCCTCGGCGGGTGTTGTGGCGTGGGCCGGGATCGAATGGATCATGCGCGGGAAGGCGAGCATTCTGGGGGCGTGTTCGGGAGCGGTCGCGGGGCTGGTGTGCATTACGCCGGCGAGCGGCAGCGTGACGCCGATCAGCGCGATCGTGCTCGGATTCGCCGCCGGTCTGATCTGCTTCTGGGCGTGCACGTCCCTGAAGAACCGGTTCAAATACGATGATTCGCTGGATGCGTTCGGGGTTCACGGGGTGGGCGGTACAGTGGGTGCGCTGCTGACCGGGGTGTTTGCGACGCCGGCGGTGACTGGCGACGCCGCCAAGGCGGGACTGCTGTACGGCAATGCCCAGCAGATGGTGGCGCAAGTCGTCGGGATCGGAGCGGCAATTGCGCTGGCAGTTGTCGGCACGGTGATTCTGCTGAAGATTCTGGACGCAACGATCGGTCTGCGAGTCAGTCAGGCCGGCGAGCTGCAGGGACTGGATATCAACGAGCACGGTGAAGAAGGTTACATTTTCCTGTAG
- a CDS encoding P-II family nitrogen regulator has translation MKKVEAVIRHFKLEEVKDALTQAGAQGMTVTEVRGFGRQKGHKETYRGAEYTVDFLPKVKVEVVVGDDQLQSIIEAIVKSARTGQVGDGKIFVTAMEEMVRIRTGESGAEAL, from the coding sequence ATGAAAAAAGTGGAAGCGGTGATTCGCCACTTTAAGCTCGAAGAAGTGAAAGACGCACTGACGCAGGCGGGCGCTCAGGGAATGACAGTCACGGAAGTCCGAGGATTCGGTCGGCAGAAGGGACACAAAGAGACTTATCGCGGGGCCGAGTACACCGTGGACTTTCTGCCGAAGGTGAAAGTGGAAGTGGTCGTCGGCGACGATCAGCTCCAGTCGATCATTGAAGCGATCGTCAAATCGGCCCGGACCGGACAGGTGGGCGACGGGAAAATCTTTGTGACCGCGATGGAAGAGATGGTCCGGATCCGGACGGGGGAATCGGGCGCGGAGGCGCTGTGA